Proteins from a genomic interval of Asticcacaulis sp. AND118:
- a CDS encoding class I SAM-dependent methyltransferase, with product MTTPRLFDRQLLRRRLDRMAGDFTTANFLKRRSVEDMLDTLAAINRRFEVALEIGRRDGSFAELLAEMPDVAAKIGYLIESDLSAKHHPAVVLDEEALPFGDETLDLVVSSLAFHTTNDLPGVLVQLRRALRPDGLLIASQFGGETLRELRTVLMEAELEIRGGTGARIAPFAEGPDCVDLLRRAGFNMPVVDTDKVVVSYAHPLNLLRDLRAMGETNILFDRPRKGLSRAILSRAFELYAERYPHPEGGVRATFEIITLSGWTPHESQQKPLRPGSAKVRLADVLGVKEGKL from the coding sequence ATGACAACACCGCGCCTCTTCGATCGTCAACTGCTGCGCCGCCGTCTCGACCGCATGGCGGGCGATTTTACGACGGCCAACTTCCTCAAACGCCGCAGCGTCGAGGACATGCTCGATACGCTGGCCGCCATCAATCGCCGCTTCGAGGTGGCGCTGGAGATCGGCCGACGCGACGGCAGCTTTGCGGAGCTATTGGCCGAAATGCCGGATGTGGCGGCCAAGATCGGTTATCTGATCGAGAGCGACCTGTCGGCAAAGCACCACCCCGCCGTCGTGCTGGACGAAGAGGCCCTGCCCTTTGGCGACGAGACGCTCGATCTGGTGGTGTCGTCTCTGGCTTTTCACACCACCAACGACCTGCCCGGCGTGCTGGTGCAGTTGCGCCGTGCCCTGCGGCCCGACGGCCTGCTGATCGCCTCGCAATTCGGCGGCGAAACGTTGCGCGAATTGCGCACGGTGCTGATGGAGGCCGAACTGGAAATTCGCGGCGGCACCGGCGCCCGCATCGCACCGTTTGCCGAAGGGCCGGACTGCGTGGACCTGTTGCGCCGCGCCGGGTTCAACATGCCGGTGGTCGATACGGACAAGGTGGTGGTCAGCTACGCCCACCCGCTCAACCTGCTGCGCGATCTGCGGGCGATGGGGGAAACCAATATCCTGTTTGACCGCCCGCGCAAGGGGCTGAGCCGCGCCATTCTCAGCCGGGCGTTTGAACTTTACGCCGAACGCTATCCGCACCCGGAAGGCGGCGTGCGCGCCACGTTCGAGATCATCACCCTGTCCGGCTGGACCCCGCATGAAAGCCAGCAAAAGCCACTGCGTCCAGGCTCCGCCAAGGTGCGTCTGGCCGATGTGCTGGGGGTGAAGGAAGGGAAGCTATAA
- a CDS encoding ComF family protein: MRLSIGGLKEWAEAQAIGPRLRGGGARWLDAFYPRQALNHDPDLRDYAGVREAVQAGGLTAGDWSAIRFLTGQGCDMCARPFEGGVFLGAGVLCDGCTQKPFPFRRGRAACLYDGASKGLILAFKHADRLDLRPILSGWLSRAGADLMDEADVVVPVPLHWRRLFQRRYNQAAELGRPLARQYAKDFVPDALIRQRPTDVQFSRARTAKGRREDRFENVKGAFAVTGAGARRLRGRRVLLVDDVFTSGATLSACARTLLDAGVRQVDVLVLARAVPAVEV, translated from the coding sequence ATGCGACTGTCCATAGGGGGGCTGAAAGAGTGGGCGGAGGCGCAGGCCATCGGACCGCGTCTGCGCGGCGGTGGGGCGCGGTGGCTCGACGCTTTCTATCCGCGTCAGGCGCTGAATCACGATCCGGATTTGCGCGACTATGCCGGGGTGCGCGAGGCGGTGCAGGCCGGAGGTCTGACGGCGGGGGACTGGAGCGCCATCCGTTTCCTGACGGGGCAGGGCTGCGACATGTGCGCCCGGCCGTTCGAGGGCGGGGTGTTTCTGGGGGCCGGGGTCCTGTGTGACGGCTGCACGCAAAAGCCGTTTCCGTTCCGGCGGGGGCGGGCGGCGTGCCTCTATGACGGGGCGTCGAAGGGGCTGATCCTGGCCTTCAAACACGCCGACCGGCTCGATTTGCGACCGATCCTGTCGGGCTGGCTGTCGCGCGCCGGGGCCGACCTGATGGACGAGGCCGATGTGGTTGTGCCCGTGCCGCTGCATTGGCGCAGGCTGTTCCAGCGGCGCTATAATCAGGCGGCGGAACTGGGACGGCCTCTGGCGCGACAATATGCAAAGGACTTCGTGCCGGACGCCCTGATCCGCCAGCGTCCGACCGATGTGCAGTTCAGCCGCGCCCGCACGGCGAAGGGCCGTCGCGAAGATCGCTTCGAGAATGTGAAGGGCGCGTTTGCGGTGACGGGTGCGGGGGCGCGCCGTTTGCGCGGGCGGCGGGTGTTGTTGGTCGACGATGTATTCACGTCCGGCGCAACGCTGTCGGCCTGTGCGCGGACCTTGCTGGACGCCGGCGTGCGTCAGGTCGATGTGCTGGTTCTGGCCCGCGCCGTCCCGGCGGTGGAGGTGTAG
- the grxC gene encoding glutaredoxin 3, with product MPNIEIYTKPYCPYCEHAKALLDAKGAEYTEIVASNDPELRKQMNERSGRATYPQIFIDGLHVGGCDDLVSLDSRGGLDPLLAA from the coding sequence ATGCCGAATATCGAAATCTACACCAAGCCCTACTGCCCCTATTGCGAGCACGCCAAGGCGCTGCTCGACGCCAAGGGCGCTGAGTACACGGAAATCGTGGCGTCCAACGATCCGGAGCTGCGCAAGCAAATGAACGAGCGATCGGGCCGCGCCACCTATCCGCAAATCTTCATCGACGGTCTGCATGTGGGCGGTTGCGACGATCTGGTGTCGCTGGACTCGCGCGGCGGTCTGGACCCTTTGCTGGCCGCGTAA
- a CDS encoding carbon-nitrogen hydrolase family protein, translating into MPNASPFKVALLQLTSPADPARAFEQLKPLYETAVAAGAQLILTPECSNLMEQRKEKKAQVVTTLDADPCVAGVKALAMRYRVPTLLGSAIVRSPADGEDRAVNRTLYFDASGEEAAFYDKIHLFDATTPNGDVYRESAGVCGGERAVIAQTPWGGLGLTICYDVRFGYLHRALAQGGASMIAVPAAFTVPTGQAHWEVLLRARAIETGCFVFAPAQGGQHEDGRKTWGHSMIVNPWGEVIAKLDHDHPAVLMADIDLSEVARARTAIPQLQHDRTFVRV; encoded by the coding sequence ATGCCCAACGCTTCCCCGTTCAAGGTTGCCCTGCTCCAGCTCACCTCGCCGGCCGATCCCGCGCGCGCCTTCGAACAGCTTAAACCCCTGTACGAAACGGCAGTGGCGGCGGGTGCGCAGCTTATACTGACGCCGGAATGTTCCAACCTGATGGAGCAGCGCAAGGAGAAGAAGGCGCAGGTCGTGACGACGCTGGACGCCGATCCCTGCGTGGCTGGCGTCAAGGCGCTGGCCATGCGCTATCGCGTCCCGACCCTGCTGGGTTCGGCCATCGTGCGCTCGCCCGCCGATGGCGAAGACCGTGCGGTCAATCGCACCCTCTATTTCGATGCAAGCGGCGAAGAGGCGGCCTTCTACGACAAGATCCACCTGTTCGACGCCACCACGCCCAATGGCGACGTCTACCGCGAATCGGCCGGCGTATGCGGCGGCGAGCGCGCCGTGATCGCCCAGACACCGTGGGGCGGGCTGGGCCTGACCATCTGCTACGACGTGCGTTTCGGCTATCTGCACCGGGCGCTGGCGCAGGGCGGGGCGTCGATGATCGCCGTGCCGGCGGCCTTCACTGTGCCGACCGGTCAGGCGCACTGGGAGGTGCTGCTGCGCGCCCGCGCCATTGAAACCGGCTGTTTCGTTTTCGCCCCGGCTCAGGGCGGTCAGCATGAAGACGGGCGTAAGACCTGGGGCCATTCGATGATCGTCAACCCGTGGGGCGAGGTCATTGCCAAACTCGACCACGACCATCCGGCGGTGCTGATGGCCGATATCGACCTGTCCGAGGTCGCCCGCGCCCGCACCGCCATCCCTCAGTTGCAACACGACAGGACGTTTGTACGCGTATGA
- a CDS encoding DUF1178 family protein, with translation MIRYALKCEHAHEFEAWFSNSAAFDEQKARALVECPHCGSAHVEKAIMAPMVRTSETAENRHADMRKAVAEAMYKVRSHVEQNFDYVGEGFAREARDMHEGLAPERPIYGEASRDEVRELIDEGVPVAPLPIPIGEKPKPKTLN, from the coding sequence ATGATCCGCTATGCCTTGAAATGCGAGCACGCGCATGAGTTCGAGGCGTGGTTCTCGAACTCGGCCGCCTTCGACGAACAGAAGGCGAGGGCGCTCGTCGAGTGCCCGCATTGCGGCAGCGCACATGTGGAAAAGGCCATCATGGCGCCGATGGTGCGCACGTCCGAAACGGCCGAAAACAGGCACGCCGATATGCGCAAGGCCGTGGCCGAGGCGATGTATAAGGTGCGTAGCCACGTCGAACAGAATTTCGACTATGTGGGCGAAGGCTTCGCGCGCGAGGCTCGTGACATGCACGAAGGGCTGGCGCCGGAGCGCCCCATCTATGGCGAGGCCAGCCGCGACGAGGTGCGCGAACTGATCGACGAGGGCGTGCCGGTGGCGCCGCTGCCCATTCCGATCGGCGAAAAGCCGAAACCCAAGACGCTAAACTGA